TGGCGCACTGCCAACTGGCATGAGCGTGAAATTTACGACATGATGGGGATTCGTTTCAGCGGGCACCCTGATTTGCGCCGGATTTTGATGTGGGAAGGCTATCCTTATTTTCCTTTGCGCAAGGATTTCCCGCTGGCGGGCAAACCGAGCGAAATGCCTGAAGTGGCATTTACGAAACCGGCTCCGCTTGAAGGCGGGCCGTTCGTTACCATTGCTGGCGGCAAGGACCGCATCGCCCGCGAACCACGTGTCCGCATCCCGGAAACGGATGCCTTGGAACTTAATGCGCGAGTGGAGCGTCGCGATGACATCAAGGATGCCCACGGTCATTCGCATGGTCCTGGTCCCATTGAAAAGAAGTAATTTGAATCATGGCCACCGTTCACGACATAGAATTTAAAGACCCGCACGCACGCGCGGCTGATGCCATTTCAGCAGCTCCCGCTGGAGCGCAGGATTTGCCGGAAGCTGAAGGTGAAAAAATGGTCCTCAACATGGGACCTTCACATCCGGCCACCCATGGCGTGTTGCGCCTGGTGCTGGAGCTTGATGGCGAAATCATTACCAAAGCGGCTCCCGATGTCGGTTATCTGCATCGTGGAGATGAAAAGATCGCCGAGAACATGACTTACACCCAGTTCATCCCTTATACGGATCGACTGGATTATTTGGCGCCTTTGGCCAACAACGTGGCTTATGCGCTGGCCGTCGAGAAACTGATGGGGATCGATAAGGATTTGCCGCTGCGTTGCCAATATATTCGCGTGATTTGCTGCGAATTGGCGCGTGTTTCGGCTCACCTGTTGGGGTTGGGCGCGTTCGCGATGGATGTCGGCGCGCTGACCGTCTTCCTGCACACCTTCACGCAACGCGAGACGATTTATAATCTCTGTGAAGCTTTGACTGGCGCTCGTTTCACCACCAGTTACACACGCATCGGCGGTGTTTCGCGGGATATTCCGCCGGGATGGGTGGAGCAATGCCGGAAATTTTGTGATGAAGTCGTGGTTAACTTTGATGAGTCGGAGAAGCTGCTGACTCGCAATCGTATTTTCGTGGATCGCACCCGTGATATGGGCGTGATTTCCAGGGAAGATGCGATTGATTATGGTCTGACCGGCCCGAATTTGCGCGGCAGTGGCGTAGATTTCGATATGCGCAAAGCGCATCCTTATCTCGTTTACGACAAACTCCAGTTTGATATTCCCACAGGTTCGGTAGGTGATTGTTACGATCGTTACCTTGTGCGCATGGAAGAAATGCGTCAAAGCGTGCGCATTCTGCGTCAATGTCTGGATCAGTTGCCGGATGGGCCTATACGTGTGGCCGATGGCAAAGTCGGTTTGCCTCCGAAGGAAAAAGTTTTGACCTCGATGGAGGAGTTAATTCATCAGTTCATCAACGTCACCCAGGGAGACAATGCGCCGCCGGGAGAAATTTATTTTGGTGCTGAGAATCCGAAAGGCGAACTCGGATTTTATATCAACAGCACCGGTGGTGGCACTCCGAATCGGATGAAGATTCGTGCGCCATCATTTGTGAACCTGAGTATTTTGCCGCACCTGCTGCCGGGTCATATGATGAGTGATACCGTGGCGATTTTGGGTTCGCTTGATTTCGTAATGGGAGAATGTGATCGATGAGCGCACCTGATTCCACCCAGCAAAACCGCGCCAGTGTCCTGTCGACGGGCAATTTTGTTGTTCCGCCAGCATTGGAAGCTGAGTTGAACGAACTTGTGACGCATTATCCCGTCAAGCGGAGCGCATCATTGATGTTCCTGCATGCGATTCAAGAACACTTCGGATATGTTTCGAAGGAAGCGATTGAGTGGATTGCGAAGAAGCTCGAGTTGCAGCCGATCAACGTTTACGAACTGGTGACATTTTATCCGATGTTCCGGCAGGAGCCTGCGGGCAAGCACCAGATCAAGGTGTGCCGGACATTGAGCTGTGCGCTCGGTGGTTCGCACAAGCTGCATAAGTATTTTTGTGAAAAGCTCGGTTTGGACAGTCATGCACATGGGGTTCAAACCACGAAAGACGGCAAATATTCGGTCGAGTTTGTCGAATGCCTCGCGAGCTGTGGCACCGCGCCAGTGATGATGTGTAACGAGGACTTCTACGAAGGGGTCACGAATCAAAAAGCGGACGAGATACTGGGAAAATGCAAATGAAACTCAAGAATGGCTGCCGAACATGGATTCGAACCATGACAGACTGCTCCAGAGGCAGCCGTGCTACCATTACACCATTCGGCATTCC
This DNA window, taken from Pedosphaera parvula Ellin514, encodes the following:
- the nuoE gene encoding complex I 24 kDa subunit family protein codes for the protein MSAPDSTQQNRASVLSTGNFVVPPALEAELNELVTHYPVKRSASLMFLHAIQEHFGYVSKEAIEWIAKKLELQPINVYELVTFYPMFRQEPAGKHQIKVCRTLSCALGGSHKLHKYFCEKLGLDSHAHGVQTTKDGKYSVEFVECLASCGTAPVMMCNEDFYEGVTNQKADEILGKCK
- a CDS encoding NADH-quinone oxidoreductase subunit C, coding for MSSLELAQQLKAKFGDLISDPAEFRGEVTIKIGDAERIAEVCAVAKKELGFDYLVDLSSVDNYGNDPRWTLVYELYGYGHHCHLRLKTDVSEEKSELPTISTVWRTANWHEREIYDMMGIRFSGHPDLRRILMWEGYPYFPLRKDFPLAGKPSEMPEVAFTKPAPLEGGPFVTIAGGKDRIAREPRVRIPETDALELNARVERRDDIKDAHGHSHGPGPIEKK
- the nuoD gene encoding NADH dehydrogenase (quinone) subunit D; this encodes MATVHDIEFKDPHARAADAISAAPAGAQDLPEAEGEKMVLNMGPSHPATHGVLRLVLELDGEIITKAAPDVGYLHRGDEKIAENMTYTQFIPYTDRLDYLAPLANNVAYALAVEKLMGIDKDLPLRCQYIRVICCELARVSAHLLGLGAFAMDVGALTVFLHTFTQRETIYNLCEALTGARFTTSYTRIGGVSRDIPPGWVEQCRKFCDEVVVNFDESEKLLTRNRIFVDRTRDMGVISREDAIDYGLTGPNLRGSGVDFDMRKAHPYLVYDKLQFDIPTGSVGDCYDRYLVRMEEMRQSVRILRQCLDQLPDGPIRVADGKVGLPPKEKVLTSMEELIHQFINVTQGDNAPPGEIYFGAENPKGELGFYINSTGGGTPNRMKIRAPSFVNLSILPHLLPGHMMSDTVAILGSLDFVMGECDR